The DNA region ACGGGTGTTGTTCGGTCTGTTCACGGTTCAGTGAGCGATCAATAAATTGCTTCACTTCATGCTGTGTGATCAGCAATTGCTCTGGTTCCGTTTTTATTGCCTCCAGCAGGCTGTACTGGAACAGGCTGCCAATTGCCACGACTTCTCCATTATTGCGAGTGATTTGTGAGCGAACCAGTTTGGGAATCTTTTCCGCCAGATGATGTGCAAACCTTACCCCTTCTTCAAACTGATCGCTGGTTAATGGATGGAGGTTGTCGTTCTTCTGCAAGTCCTTCCCCTGGACGACTTCCAGCAGGTAGCGGAAAAATGACCGGGAACCAGCATCTCCCTTGTAAGCTATAGTATCAGCGGCCGGATCGTCTGCAATCAGCTGGTAGCTGTTATTACCAATATCCCAGACGACGGGTTTGCCGGGCTTTTTGCTGGCGCGCAATGCGGTGAAATAGTCTATCTGGTTTTCATCGTCCTGCGTCAGTATCTGCATAACAAGACCGGTTTTACCCTGCAGGGCTGACTGAACCTCTACCTTGTTGCTGGTAATCCTGATGGCTTCTGTTGCAACCACCTTGATATGAGCGGTGTGGTAATAGCTGGCTTTATCTTTCAATCTCAGAAATATATCTGACATGGCATCAAGGGTAGCCTTATCGATGGTGTGCCAGTCATTATTCAGCACATTGTCATGTAAGCGGAAGGCGATACTGTCCTGGTCTTTGATCTCCAGAATGGTGTCATTGCTGCTGTTGACGTCCGCAATAGCGTACTTGATGGCGCTTGAACCCACTTCAATGACCATGCGTCGCTCGACGCTGTCTGTGGCAAACAGGGGTGATGCGATAAAGCAGGCAACCATCAGCAAATGGCGTAACAGAGCGCGTTTCATAATAGCTCCTTTGAGTAATCAAAAGAGTTGTCGGCCATAGGATATGGTTGTTAATGGTTCGGGTAGAGTGGTTTGTGAAACATTTGCAATGCGTGGCTGAAACAGAAGTTTGGTTTTATAATCCCGTCTGATTTTTTTGACAAGTGGCTGCTGGTTAATCCTGCAGCCTCTGGAGAAGGTACATGCGCGAAGTTAGGCTTGAGCCTACATGGAAGGCTCATCTGCAGGACGAGTTTGATAAAGACTACATTCAGACCCTGAGAGCCTTTCTGCTGGCTGAAAAAGCGGCTGGTAAAACGATTTATCCCCACGGTGATGAATACTTTAATGCTCTGAATCTGACGCCTTTCGAACAGGTAAAGGTGGTAATACTGGGGCAGGACCCTTACCACGGTCCGGGGCAGGCACATGGATTGTCGTTTTCGGTTCGGCCCGATATAACCATTCCACCGTCTCTGGTGAACATGTACAAAGAGCTGCACAGTGATCTGGGTATTGAACCTGCCCGGCATGGTTTTCTTGAGCATTGGGCTCAGCAGGGTGTTCTGTTGTTAAACAGCGTACTGACGGTTCAGCATAAACAGGCGGCGTCGCACCAGGGGCGAGGTTGGGAAGAGTTTACTGACCGTATCATTGCTGAACTGAATGAAAAACGCGAAAACATTGTGTTTATTCTCTGGGGAAGTTATGCCCAGCGCAAAGGACGGTTTATTGATGCTTCAAAGCATTGTGTGATCAAGTCGGTGCATCCGTCACCTCTGTCGGCTTACCGTGGCTTTTTTGGCAGTAAGCCGTTCTCCAGAGCCAATGACTACCTGAATTCCTGCGGGATCAACCCTGTCGACTGGCGCTTGCCTGATGTCGTTCAATAAATTATTTTCAATAAGGGCTGCATTCGAATATGCAACCCTTATCAGGCTTAAGGCAGAGTCACTTCACCCGCCAGGCTCTGTCCCAGCTGTTCTTTAACCTGTTCAACGGTCAGACCGTTAGAGAACAGGTGGTGCAGCTTACAGAACATGGCTTCGGTGGTGGTGTCCAGTCCACCCACAACACCGGCATTGGCCAGTGCGGAACCGGCTGCGTAGCTACCCTGATGCACAGTACCACGGTGGCACTGGGTCAGGTTAACAATCAGCTTGCCAGCGTCTGTCGCTTTCTTCAGTGTATCCAGGAACGCCTGATCGCCATCCGGGCCATTACCGGTACCGTAAGTACGCATGATAAAGGCTTTCATTGGCTGCTGAAGAATGCTTTCAATCCATTCAGCGTTAATGCCCGGGAACAGTTGCAGAATGCCGACATGGGTTTCAGAGTCGCAGTCCAGCAGGAATTTCGGCTCGCCTTCCGGCTTATGCAGCAGGAATTCATCCAGATCAATATTGATGTCTGCGCGACCCAGCCATGGGTAGTTTGGCGTGTCGAACGCATCGAACAGATAGGCATTCTGTTTGCGGCAGCGGTTGCCACGCATCAGACGACCATTGAAGTACAGGCAGACTTCTTTAATGCGCTCATCGGCTGCCAGGCTCAGGGCGCCGACCAGGTTTTCCAAGCCGTCGGTACGGGCTTCGCACAAGGGAATCTGGGAACCGGTAAAAATAACAGGCTTGCTCAGGTTACGCAGCATGAAGGACATCATGGAGCAGGAGTAAGCCATGGTATCGGTGCCGTGCAGTACCACAAAACCGTCGTATTCGTCGTATTTGCTGGCGATATCGTTAGCGATCTGTTTCCAGTTGTCCGGACGGATATTGCTGGAGTCAATCAGTTGCTCGTATTCACCCAGGTCAAAATCAGGCAGGCTGGTGCGAACATTGGCAGGCAGTTTTTCTTCCAGCAGGCCCATCAGGTTCTCTGCTGGCGCATAGCCGGAGTCTGTTGGCTTCATGCCAATAGTGCCGCCGGTGTAGGCAACGTAGATCTTTTTCATCGTCTTCTCTCAGGCAAAAACGCCCGGAACAGTCAGTCCGGGCGCATAACTATACAACTTGGCTAGTTACAGTACTCAGGCAGGTTGCAGCTGTGCAGACTTGACGTACTTGTTGTCGTCAGGGCGGAATTTGCCCAGGTACGCAAAGCCAATCACCAGGGCAATCACAGCAAAGCTCATCCACATGTAAGGAACGTACTCAAAAGTGGAAACACCCAGCAGGCCTGCCATGAAAATACCGTTATCACTCCATGGTACCATACCAGAGGTCAGGGTTCCGCCAAATTCCGCAGAGCGGGAGAGCATACGACGGTCAACGTTCATACGGTCGTAGCTGCCGGACATGATCTTCGGTGTCAGGATCAGGGACACGTACATGGCACTGCCGAATACGTTGGCAAAGAAGGCGGTTACGACTGTGTAAGCAGTCAGGTTACCTTCATTGGTGATGCGGTTTTCGTACTGTTTGGCAACAGTTTCCAGAATACCCACTTTATCCAGCAGACCACCAAAGCCCAGACCGAAGATGATAACGGCAACAGAACCCAGCATGTTAGACATGCCACCACGGTTCAGGATGTTGTCGATAAAGGCATTACCGGATTCCATGGACAGAGGCGCCCACATGCTGCTCAGTGCTTCAACCGGGGTACGGTCCTGGAACAGGATCGCCCAAAGCATACCCAGGGCGGAACCAAACATGATGACCGGGTAGGAAGGCATCTTGCGGGACAGCATGAACAGAACGGCCATTACTGGTACAAACGCCAGCGGAGAAATGCTGAAGTGCGACTCCATCACTTCCATTACCGCCTGAACCTGTGCCATATCAGCGTTACCGCTGAACTGGAAGCCGTAGAAAGTGAAGGCAATCGCAGTCAGGATGTAGGCAGTGACACTGATCGGCAGCATGCCTTTGATGTGGTCGACGATTTCAACCTCAGACATGGAAGACGCCAGAATCACGGAGTCAGACAGAGGCGACAGTTTGTCACCAAAGTAAACGCCAGACAGGATGGCACCTGCTGTGACGGGTGCAGGAACGCCCAGACCCTGACCGATACCCATCATGGCAATACCGGCGGTACCGGCCGCACCCCAGGAGGTGCCGGTAGCCAGAGCGGTCATGGAGCAGATGATCAGTGTGGCCAGCAGGAAGATGGATGGATGAATAGACATCAGTCCATAGTAGATAATGCTGGGTACAATACCACCGGCAATCCAGGTACCTACCAGAGTACCAACAGCCAGTAGAATAAGAATGGCACCCATGCCCTTATAGATGCCTTCCGCTGCAGCGGCTTCCAGGTCCTTATAGGTGTGACCCAGTTTGACACCCAGGCCCATCGCCAGGAACCAGCCAGCACACAACGCCAGCTGAATAGGCAGGTCGAGTT from Endozoicomonas sp. NE40 includes:
- the ung gene encoding uracil-DNA glycosylase; this translates as MREVRLEPTWKAHLQDEFDKDYIQTLRAFLLAEKAAGKTIYPHGDEYFNALNLTPFEQVKVVILGQDPYHGPGQAHGLSFSVRPDITIPPSLVNMYKELHSDLGIEPARHGFLEHWAQQGVLLLNSVLTVQHKQAASHQGRGWEEFTDRIIAELNEKRENIVFILWGSYAQRKGRFIDASKHCVIKSVHPSPLSAYRGFFGSKPFSRANDYLNSCGINPVDWRLPDVVQ
- the ansA gene encoding asparaginase, which codes for MKKIYVAYTGGTIGMKPTDSGYAPAENLMGLLEEKLPANVRTSLPDFDLGEYEQLIDSSNIRPDNWKQIANDIASKYDEYDGFVVLHGTDTMAYSCSMMSFMLRNLSKPVIFTGSQIPLCEARTDGLENLVGALSLAADERIKEVCLYFNGRLMRGNRCRKQNAYLFDAFDTPNYPWLGRADINIDLDEFLLHKPEGEPKFLLDCDSETHVGILQLFPGINAEWIESILQQPMKAFIMRTYGTGNGPDGDQAFLDTLKKATDAGKLIVNLTQCHRGTVHQGSYAAGSALANAGVVGGLDTTTEAMFCKLHHLFSNGLTVEQVKEQLGQSLAGEVTLP
- the nhaC gene encoding Na+/H+ antiporter NhaC; protein product: MHKSSKRLPTMLQVFLVLGTFLALAFSFTAKLDLPIQLALCAGWFLAMGLGVKLGHTYKDLEAAAAEGIYKGMGAILILLAVGTLVGTWIAGGIVPSIIYYGLMSIHPSIFLLATLIICSMTALATGTSWGAAGTAGIAMMGIGQGLGVPAPVTAGAILSGVYFGDKLSPLSDSVILASSMSEVEIVDHIKGMLPISVTAYILTAIAFTFYGFQFSGNADMAQVQAVMEVMESHFSISPLAFVPVMAVLFMLSRKMPSYPVIMFGSALGMLWAILFQDRTPVEALSSMWAPLSMESGNAFIDNILNRGGMSNMLGSVAVIIFGLGFGGLLDKVGILETVAKQYENRITNEGNLTAYTVVTAFFANVFGSAMYVSLILTPKIMSGSYDRMNVDRRMLSRSAEFGGTLTSGMVPWSDNGIFMAGLLGVSTFEYVPYMWMSFAVIALVIGFAYLGKFRPDDNKYVKSAQLQPA